A portion of the Syngnathoides biaculeatus isolate LvHL_M chromosome 7, ASM1980259v1, whole genome shotgun sequence genome contains these proteins:
- the LOC133503283 gene encoding inaD-like protein isoform X5, with protein MLYDAAAAGDLRPPDASAARALLPAPATSPDERRRAVAALERLRAKLAEKEEWRRHGERVAALKDTLDSPLFAHVLALQRAVAQLRKQLSTSATTTTTAAEAAERSGDVTFSANGDPTLSSAPPSPERLRRWIAAAAAGRPTVPVRLTRPQSGGLGFSVVGLHPGSGAHEVFIKHIQPGGVAHRDGNLRTRDQILVINGRPLEEGTSRRQALSLLQQPGATADLVVARDRPPGEAPVEDDAAATLAHAEEIQLANDGSGLGFGIVGDKTAGVVVRTLVRGGVADRDGRLRTGDRILRIGDTPTDGLGSDEVVEVLRGCGGHVTMLVARDACGPRSPAPPPPDSAPVSALPRRPPSKMPNLDGYEIHEVPLAKKDGESLGISIVGHNPLSSQDAVGVFIKHVVPGSAAHHSGNIRVQDRLIALDGVSLHGLSNREVVDATKRTGRTVVLTLVRKKNPPAERSLDTSATRHELSSSQGTLRRSPEFKGHSVDLDTHDTSDGPAGLLKAKWQQVLGPNYQILVIRLHPVTEDEAHLRRSSKLLPVHTRRLGVELDSFDGHHYVSSVVPGGPADTNGVLRPEDELLEVNDVQLQPTSDSEAEGEREGPECSVDDLEMKLASALCSRANETPQEAEQRDAEQQVDVWKDGTCDAPSSSSSSSSSEEEEEEEAQDGVGREEDDGDLPLWSSEVDVLELHKEPGQGLGFSILDYQDPLDPSGCAVVIRSLVAGGAAERGGGPLPGDRLVSVDGVRLERGGLRRAVDILKGAPPGAVRLGVRKLLGGSAYDLGQGQPEEDEEEELILDAGPPPHSDPAWPEEGPEMAVDDEKQQQPAASSAGSGAVRETGPGDAGPLPDDMEAESRVTRSVSSLDTEKRSGRGPSAAGRGHRALPEREDGEGQETPPFSHWGPPRRVEVRPEAGRPLGLSIVGGHRVIKRLRNGEELKGIFIKQVADGSPAARTGALKTGDKILRYNRGTSGQVSGVDLGAASHQEAVDAIKSAGSPVVFVVQSLSAHPRMPRMAPPPYRPPGQSEQEPTRVRERWRDRYGDLRGELLRVELDKAAHGGLGLDLTGNRDRSALGVFVAGLRPGGAAALDGRLRVGDRLLQVNDRVLDGRSHRKASALVKSSASKVELILLRTRDGVRQTTSPRVTRTSARSPCRVLRQGVSSAGRPSPPQEDDSSGDVADERRKNQEEAGDSADREVAPVKVWTA; from the exons ATGTTGTACGACGCCGCCGCGGCGGGTGACCTTCGGCCGCCGGACGCCTCCGCGGCTCGCGCGCTCCTCCCCGCGCCCGCGACGTCGCCCGACGAGCGCCGGCGGGCGGTGGCGGCGTTGGAGCGGCTGCGGGCCAAGCTGGCCGAGAAAGAGGAGTGGCGGCGGCACGGCGAGCGCGTGGCGGCGCTCAAGGACACGCTGGACAGTCCGCTCTTTGCGCACGTCCTCGCGCTGCAGCGGGCCGTGGCGCAGCTCAGGAAGCAG TTGAGTACGTctgcgacgacgacgacgacggcggcggaggCAGCGGAACGCAGCGGCGACGTGACGTTTTCCGCTAACGGCGACCCGACGCTGAGCTCGGCCCCGCCCTCGCCCGAGCGCCTCCGGCGTTGGATCGCAGCGGCTGCCGCG GGTCGCCCCACGGTGCCCGTGCGCCTGACTCGGCCCCAGTCGGGCGGTCTGGGCTTCAGCGTGGTCGGCCTTCATCCGGGAAGCGGCGCTCACGAGGTCTTCATCAAACACATCCAGCCCGGAGGCGTGGCTCACAG GGATGGGAATCTGCGGACACGGGATCAGATCCTGGTGATAAACGGGCGCCCCCTGGAGGAGGGCACCAGTCGGCGTCAGGCGCTCTCTTTGCTGCAGCAGCCCGGCGCCACGGCGGACTTGGTGGTCGCCAGGGACCGCCCGCCCGGGGAAGCGCCCGTCGAAGACGACGCGGCG GCGACGTTGGCCCACGCGGAGGAGATCCAGCTCGCCAACGACGGCTCGGGTTTGGGCTTCGGCATCGTGGGCGACAAGACGGCCGGCGTCGTGGTCCGCACGCTCGTCAGGGGCGGCGTCGCCGACAGG GACGGGCGCCTCCGCACGGGCGACCGCATCCTTCGTATCGGGGACACGCCCACTGACGGACTCGGCAGCGACGAGGTGGTGGAGGTGCTGCGGGGGTGCGGGGGTCACGTGACCATGCTGGTCGCCAGGGACGCGTGCGGTCCGAGGTCGCCAGCCCCTCCCCCGCCGGATTCCGCCCCCGTGTCGGCGCTGCCCCGGCGTCCGCCCAGTAAGATG CCCAACCTGGACGGCTACGAGATCCACGAGGTTCCGCTCGCCAAGAAAGATGGCGAAAGCCTCGGAATCTCAATTGTCGGACACAACCCCCTGAGCAGTCAAG ATGCGGTGGGCGTGTTCATCAAGCACGTGGTCCCGGGCAGCGCCGCCCATCACAGCGGTAACATCAGAGTTCAAGACCGACTCATAGCC CTGGACGGCGTCAGCCTGCACGGTCTGAGCAACCGGGAAGTCGTCGACGCGACGAAGCGGACGGGACGCACCGTCGTCCTCACGCTCGTCCGCAAGAAGAACCCCCCCGCGGAACGCTCCCTGGACACGAGCGCTACCCGGCACGAGT TGAGTTCTTCTCAGGGGACACTGCGGAGGTCACCGGAGTTCAAGGGTCACTCTGTGGATTTGGACACACACGACACAAGCGACG GTCCTGCCGGGCTTCTGAAGGCCAAGTGGCAGCAAGTTCTGGGTCCCAACTACCAAATCCTG GTGATCAGGTTGCATCCTGTGACGGAAGACGAGGCCCATCTGCGGCGGTCCTCCAAG CTCCTTCCCGTCCACACGCGTCGTCTGGGCGTCGAGTTGGACTCCTTCGACGGCCACCACTACGTCTCCTCCGTGGTGCCCGGAGGCCCCGCGGACACAAACGGCGTCCTGAGACCGGAGGACGAGCTGCTCGAG GTGAACGACGTGCAGCT GCAACCGACGTCCGACTCGGAAGCGGAAGGAGAACGCGAAGGACCAGAATGCAGCGTGGACGAC TTGGAGATGAAGTTAGCGTCTGCGCTTTGCAGTCGAGCCAACGAGACGCCCCAGGAAGCTGAGCAACGGGACGCGGAGCAG CAGGTGGACGTATGGAAAGATGGAACGTGCGatgcgccgtcgtcgtcgtcgtcgtcgtcatcatcggaggaggaggaggaggaggaggcccaAGATGGCGTCGGCCGTGAGGAAGACGACGGCGACCTTCCTCTGTGGTCTTCTGAGGTGGACGTGTTGGAGCTGCACAAGGAGCCTGGCCAAGGCCTGGGCTTCAGCATCCTCGACTACCAG GACCCGCTGGACCCGTCGGGCTGCGCCGTGGTGATCCGCTCGCTGGTGGCGGGCGGCGCGGCCGAGCGCGGCGGCGGCCCGTTGCCCGGCGACCGACTGGTCTCGGTGGACGGCGTCCGGCTGGAGCGCGGCGGCCTGCGGCGGGCCGTCGACATCCTGAAGGGGGCGCCGCCCGGCGCGGTGAGGCTCGGCGTACGCAAGCTGCTGGGG GGTTCCGCCTACGACCTTGGCCAAGGGCAACcggaggaagacgaggaggaggagctcaTCCTGGACGCCGGCCCGCCGCCGCATTCTGACCCCGCTTGGCCGGAGGAGGGCCCGGAGATGGCGGTGGACGACgaaaagcagcagcagccggCGGCGTCCTCGGCGGGATCCGGAGCCGTCCGGGAG ACTGGCCCAGGAGACGCAGGCCCACTTCCTG ATGACATGGAGGCGGAGTCCCGAGTCACACG GTCCGTCAGCTCGCTTGACACGGAGAAGCGGAGCGGAAGAGGACCCTCCGCCGCCGGAAGGGGGCACCG GGCCCTTCCTGAGCGCGAGGACGGCGAGGGCCAGGAAACTCCTCCCTTCAGTCACTGGGGGCCCCCCCGCAG GGTGGAGGTGCGCCCCGAGGCGGGTCGGCCTCTGGGCCTGAGCATCGTGGGGGGGCACCGCGTCATCAAGCGGCTGAGGAACGGGGAGGAGCTGAAGGGGATCTTCATCAAGCAGGTGGCGGACGGAAGTCCCGCGGCCAGGACCGGGGCCCTCAAGACCGGGGACAAGATCCTCCGG TATAATCGCGGAACGTCCGGGCAGGTGTCGGGCGTGGATCTCGGCGCCGCCAGTCACCAAGAAGCGGTCGACGCCATCAAGTCCGCCGGCAGTCCGGTCGTCTTCGTGGTCCAGAGTCTGAGCGCTCACCCACGA atGCCGAGAATGGCCCCGCCCCCTTACAGGCCTCCCGGCCAATCGGAGCAGGAGCCGACGCGGGTCCGAG AGCGTTGGCGCGATCGCTACGGCGACCTGCGGGGGGAGCTGCTGCGCGTGGAGCTGGACAAGGCGGCGCACGGCGGTCTGGGTCTCGACCTGACCGGAAACAGAGACCGTTCGGCTCTCGGCGTCTTCGTGGCGGGACTGCGGCCGGGGGGCGCGGCCGCCCTGGACGGACGGCTGCGCGTCGGAGACCGCCTGCTCCAG GTTAACGATCGGGTCCTGGACGGGCGGAGCCACCGGAAGGCCTCGGCCCTCGTCAAGAGCTCCGCCTCCAAAGTCGAACTCATCCTGCTCAG GACCCGGGACGGCGTCCGGCAGACGACGTCGCCTCGCGTAACGAGGACCTCGGCGAGATCGCCGTGTCGTGTCCTCCGTCAGGGCGTCTCTTCGGCGGGACGGCCGAGCCCGCCCCAAGAAGACGACTCG TCAGGTGACGTCGCCGACGAGCGCCGGAAGAACCAGGAGGAGGCCGGCGACTCGGCGGACCGGGAG GTCGCGCCAGTCAAAGTGTGGACGGCGTAA
- the LOC133503283 gene encoding inaD-like protein isoform X1 codes for MLYDAAAAGDLRPPDASAARALLPAPATSPDERRRAVAALERLRAKLAEKEEWRRHGERVAALKDTLDSPLFAHVLALQRAVAQLRKQLSTSATTTTTAAEAAERSGDVTFSANGDPTLSSAPPSPERLRRWIAAAAAGRPTVPVRLTRPQSGGLGFSVVGLHPGSGAHEVFIKHIQPGGVAHRDGNLRTRDQILVINGRPLEEGTSRRQALSLLQQPGATADLVVARDRPPGEAPVEDDAAATLAHAEEIQLANDGSGLGFGIVGDKTAGVVVRTLVRGGVADRDGRLRTGDRILRIGDTPTDGLGSDEVVEVLRGCGGHVTMLVARDACGPRSPAPPPPDSAPVSALPRRPPSKMPNLDGYEIHEVPLAKKDGESLGISIVGHNPLSSQDAVGVFIKHVVPGSAAHHSGNIRVQDRLIALDGVSLHGLSNREVVDATKRTGRTVVLTLVRKKNPPAERSLDTSATRHELSSSQGTLRRSPEFKGHSVDLDTHDTSDGPAGLLKAKWQQVLGPNYQILVIRLHPVTEDEAHLRRSSKLLPVHTRRLGVELDSFDGHHYVSSVVPGGPADTNGVLRPEDELLEVNDVQLYGRSRREVVSFLKDVPPPFTLVCCRQPTSDSEAEGEREGPECSVDDLEMKLASALCSRANETPQEAEQRDAEQQVDVWKDGTCDAPSSSSSSSSSEEEEEEEAQDGVGREEDDGDLPLWSSEVDVLELHKEPGQGLGFSILDYQDPLDPSGCAVVIRSLVAGGAAERGGGPLPGDRLVSVDGVRLERGGLRRAVDILKGAPPGAVRLGVRKLLGGSAYDLGQGQPEEDEEEELILDAGPPPHSDPAWPEEGPEMAVDDEKQQQPAASSAGSGAVRETGPGDAGPLPDDMEAESRVTRSVSSLDTEKRSGRGPSAAGRGHRALPEREDGEGQETPPFSHWGPPRRVEVRPEAGRPLGLSIVGGHRVIKRLRNGEELKGIFIKQVADGSPAARTGALKTGDKILRYNRGTSGQVSGVDLGAASHQEAVDAIKSAGSPVVFVVQSLSAHPRMPRMAPPPYRPPGQSEQEPTRVRERWRDRYGDLRGELLRVELDKAAHGGLGLDLTGNRDRSALGVFVAGLRPGGAAALDGRLRVGDRLLQVNDRVLDGRSHRKASALVKSSASKVELILLRTRDGVRQTTSPRVTRTSARSPCRVLRQGVSSAGRPSPPQEDDSSGDVADERRKNQEEAGDSADREVAPVKVWTA; via the exons ATGTTGTACGACGCCGCCGCGGCGGGTGACCTTCGGCCGCCGGACGCCTCCGCGGCTCGCGCGCTCCTCCCCGCGCCCGCGACGTCGCCCGACGAGCGCCGGCGGGCGGTGGCGGCGTTGGAGCGGCTGCGGGCCAAGCTGGCCGAGAAAGAGGAGTGGCGGCGGCACGGCGAGCGCGTGGCGGCGCTCAAGGACACGCTGGACAGTCCGCTCTTTGCGCACGTCCTCGCGCTGCAGCGGGCCGTGGCGCAGCTCAGGAAGCAG TTGAGTACGTctgcgacgacgacgacgacggcggcggaggCAGCGGAACGCAGCGGCGACGTGACGTTTTCCGCTAACGGCGACCCGACGCTGAGCTCGGCCCCGCCCTCGCCCGAGCGCCTCCGGCGTTGGATCGCAGCGGCTGCCGCG GGTCGCCCCACGGTGCCCGTGCGCCTGACTCGGCCCCAGTCGGGCGGTCTGGGCTTCAGCGTGGTCGGCCTTCATCCGGGAAGCGGCGCTCACGAGGTCTTCATCAAACACATCCAGCCCGGAGGCGTGGCTCACAG GGATGGGAATCTGCGGACACGGGATCAGATCCTGGTGATAAACGGGCGCCCCCTGGAGGAGGGCACCAGTCGGCGTCAGGCGCTCTCTTTGCTGCAGCAGCCCGGCGCCACGGCGGACTTGGTGGTCGCCAGGGACCGCCCGCCCGGGGAAGCGCCCGTCGAAGACGACGCGGCG GCGACGTTGGCCCACGCGGAGGAGATCCAGCTCGCCAACGACGGCTCGGGTTTGGGCTTCGGCATCGTGGGCGACAAGACGGCCGGCGTCGTGGTCCGCACGCTCGTCAGGGGCGGCGTCGCCGACAGG GACGGGCGCCTCCGCACGGGCGACCGCATCCTTCGTATCGGGGACACGCCCACTGACGGACTCGGCAGCGACGAGGTGGTGGAGGTGCTGCGGGGGTGCGGGGGTCACGTGACCATGCTGGTCGCCAGGGACGCGTGCGGTCCGAGGTCGCCAGCCCCTCCCCCGCCGGATTCCGCCCCCGTGTCGGCGCTGCCCCGGCGTCCGCCCAGTAAGATG CCCAACCTGGACGGCTACGAGATCCACGAGGTTCCGCTCGCCAAGAAAGATGGCGAAAGCCTCGGAATCTCAATTGTCGGACACAACCCCCTGAGCAGTCAAG ATGCGGTGGGCGTGTTCATCAAGCACGTGGTCCCGGGCAGCGCCGCCCATCACAGCGGTAACATCAGAGTTCAAGACCGACTCATAGCC CTGGACGGCGTCAGCCTGCACGGTCTGAGCAACCGGGAAGTCGTCGACGCGACGAAGCGGACGGGACGCACCGTCGTCCTCACGCTCGTCCGCAAGAAGAACCCCCCCGCGGAACGCTCCCTGGACACGAGCGCTACCCGGCACGAGT TGAGTTCTTCTCAGGGGACACTGCGGAGGTCACCGGAGTTCAAGGGTCACTCTGTGGATTTGGACACACACGACACAAGCGACG GTCCTGCCGGGCTTCTGAAGGCCAAGTGGCAGCAAGTTCTGGGTCCCAACTACCAAATCCTG GTGATCAGGTTGCATCCTGTGACGGAAGACGAGGCCCATCTGCGGCGGTCCTCCAAG CTCCTTCCCGTCCACACGCGTCGTCTGGGCGTCGAGTTGGACTCCTTCGACGGCCACCACTACGTCTCCTCCGTGGTGCCCGGAGGCCCCGCGGACACAAACGGCGTCCTGAGACCGGAGGACGAGCTGCTCGAG GTGAACGACGTGCAGCTGTACGGGAGGTCTCGTCGGGAGGTGGTCTCCTTCCTCAAAGACGTGCCCCCGCCTTTCACGCTGGTCTGCTGCAGGCAACCGACGTCCGACTCGGAAGCGGAAGGAGAACGCGAAGGACCAGAATGCAGCGTGGACGAC TTGGAGATGAAGTTAGCGTCTGCGCTTTGCAGTCGAGCCAACGAGACGCCCCAGGAAGCTGAGCAACGGGACGCGGAGCAG CAGGTGGACGTATGGAAAGATGGAACGTGCGatgcgccgtcgtcgtcgtcgtcgtcgtcatcatcggaggaggaggaggaggaggaggcccaAGATGGCGTCGGCCGTGAGGAAGACGACGGCGACCTTCCTCTGTGGTCTTCTGAGGTGGACGTGTTGGAGCTGCACAAGGAGCCTGGCCAAGGCCTGGGCTTCAGCATCCTCGACTACCAG GACCCGCTGGACCCGTCGGGCTGCGCCGTGGTGATCCGCTCGCTGGTGGCGGGCGGCGCGGCCGAGCGCGGCGGCGGCCCGTTGCCCGGCGACCGACTGGTCTCGGTGGACGGCGTCCGGCTGGAGCGCGGCGGCCTGCGGCGGGCCGTCGACATCCTGAAGGGGGCGCCGCCCGGCGCGGTGAGGCTCGGCGTACGCAAGCTGCTGGGG GGTTCCGCCTACGACCTTGGCCAAGGGCAACcggaggaagacgaggaggaggagctcaTCCTGGACGCCGGCCCGCCGCCGCATTCTGACCCCGCTTGGCCGGAGGAGGGCCCGGAGATGGCGGTGGACGACgaaaagcagcagcagccggCGGCGTCCTCGGCGGGATCCGGAGCCGTCCGGGAG ACTGGCCCAGGAGACGCAGGCCCACTTCCTG ATGACATGGAGGCGGAGTCCCGAGTCACACG GTCCGTCAGCTCGCTTGACACGGAGAAGCGGAGCGGAAGAGGACCCTCCGCCGCCGGAAGGGGGCACCG GGCCCTTCCTGAGCGCGAGGACGGCGAGGGCCAGGAAACTCCTCCCTTCAGTCACTGGGGGCCCCCCCGCAG GGTGGAGGTGCGCCCCGAGGCGGGTCGGCCTCTGGGCCTGAGCATCGTGGGGGGGCACCGCGTCATCAAGCGGCTGAGGAACGGGGAGGAGCTGAAGGGGATCTTCATCAAGCAGGTGGCGGACGGAAGTCCCGCGGCCAGGACCGGGGCCCTCAAGACCGGGGACAAGATCCTCCGG TATAATCGCGGAACGTCCGGGCAGGTGTCGGGCGTGGATCTCGGCGCCGCCAGTCACCAAGAAGCGGTCGACGCCATCAAGTCCGCCGGCAGTCCGGTCGTCTTCGTGGTCCAGAGTCTGAGCGCTCACCCACGA atGCCGAGAATGGCCCCGCCCCCTTACAGGCCTCCCGGCCAATCGGAGCAGGAGCCGACGCGGGTCCGAG AGCGTTGGCGCGATCGCTACGGCGACCTGCGGGGGGAGCTGCTGCGCGTGGAGCTGGACAAGGCGGCGCACGGCGGTCTGGGTCTCGACCTGACCGGAAACAGAGACCGTTCGGCTCTCGGCGTCTTCGTGGCGGGACTGCGGCCGGGGGGCGCGGCCGCCCTGGACGGACGGCTGCGCGTCGGAGACCGCCTGCTCCAG GTTAACGATCGGGTCCTGGACGGGCGGAGCCACCGGAAGGCCTCGGCCCTCGTCAAGAGCTCCGCCTCCAAAGTCGAACTCATCCTGCTCAG GACCCGGGACGGCGTCCGGCAGACGACGTCGCCTCGCGTAACGAGGACCTCGGCGAGATCGCCGTGTCGTGTCCTCCGTCAGGGCGTCTCTTCGGCGGGACGGCCGAGCCCGCCCCAAGAAGACGACTCG TCAGGTGACGTCGCCGACGAGCGCCGGAAGAACCAGGAGGAGGCCGGCGACTCGGCGGACCGGGAG GTCGCGCCAGTCAAAGTGTGGACGGCGTAA
- the LOC133503283 gene encoding inaD-like protein isoform X7, translating into MLYDAAAAGDLRPPDASAARALLPAPATSPDERRRAVAALERLRAKLAEKEEWRRHGERVAALKDTLDSPLFAHVLALQRAVAQLRKQLSTSATTTTTAAEAAERSGDVTFSANGDPTLSSAPPSPERLRRWIAAAAAGRPTVPVRLTRPQSGGLGFSVVGLHPGSGAHEVFIKHIQPGGVAHRDGNLRTRDQILVINGRPLEEGTSRRQALSLLQQPGATADLVVARDRPPGEAPVEDDAAATLAHAEEIQLANDGSGLGFGIVGDKTAGVVVRTLVRGGVADRDGRLRTGDRILRIGDTPTDGLGSDEVVEVLRGCGGHVTMLVARDACGPRSPAPPPPDSAPVSALPRRPPSKMPNLDGYEIHEVPLAKKDGESLGISIVGHNPLSSQDAVGVFIKHVVPGSAAHHSGNIRVQDRLIALDGVSLHGLSNREVVDATKRTGRTVVLTLVRKKNPPAERSLDTSATRHELSSSQGTLRRSPEFKGHSVDLDTHDTSDGPAGLLKAKWQQVLGPNYQILVIRLHPVTEDEAHLRRSSKLLPVHTRRLGVELDSFDGHHYVSSVVPGGPADTNGVLRPEDELLEVNDVQLYGRSRREVVSFLKDVPPPFTLVCCRQPTSDSEAEGEREGPECSVDDLEMKLASALCSRANETPQEAEQRDAEQQVDVWKDGTCDAPSSSSSSSSSEEEEEEEAQDGVGREEDDGDLPLWSSEVDVLELHKEPGQGLGFSILDYQDPLDPSGCAVVIRSLVAGGAAERGGGPLPGDRLVSVDGVRLERGGLRRAVDILKGAPPGAVRLGVRKLLGGSAYDLGQGQPEEDEEEELILDAGPPPHSDPAWPEEGPEMAVDDEKQQQPAASSAGSGAVRETGPGDAGPLPDDMEAESRVTRSVSSLDTEKRSGRGPSAAGRGHRALPEREDGEGQETPPFSHWGPPRRVEVRPEAGRPLGLSIVGGHRVIKRLRNGEELKGIFIKQVADGSPAARTGALKTGDKILRYNRGTSGQVSGVDLGAASHQEAVDAIKSAGSPVVFVVQSLSAHPRMPRMAPPPYRPPGQSEQEPTRVRG; encoded by the exons ATGTTGTACGACGCCGCCGCGGCGGGTGACCTTCGGCCGCCGGACGCCTCCGCGGCTCGCGCGCTCCTCCCCGCGCCCGCGACGTCGCCCGACGAGCGCCGGCGGGCGGTGGCGGCGTTGGAGCGGCTGCGGGCCAAGCTGGCCGAGAAAGAGGAGTGGCGGCGGCACGGCGAGCGCGTGGCGGCGCTCAAGGACACGCTGGACAGTCCGCTCTTTGCGCACGTCCTCGCGCTGCAGCGGGCCGTGGCGCAGCTCAGGAAGCAG TTGAGTACGTctgcgacgacgacgacgacggcggcggaggCAGCGGAACGCAGCGGCGACGTGACGTTTTCCGCTAACGGCGACCCGACGCTGAGCTCGGCCCCGCCCTCGCCCGAGCGCCTCCGGCGTTGGATCGCAGCGGCTGCCGCG GGTCGCCCCACGGTGCCCGTGCGCCTGACTCGGCCCCAGTCGGGCGGTCTGGGCTTCAGCGTGGTCGGCCTTCATCCGGGAAGCGGCGCTCACGAGGTCTTCATCAAACACATCCAGCCCGGAGGCGTGGCTCACAG GGATGGGAATCTGCGGACACGGGATCAGATCCTGGTGATAAACGGGCGCCCCCTGGAGGAGGGCACCAGTCGGCGTCAGGCGCTCTCTTTGCTGCAGCAGCCCGGCGCCACGGCGGACTTGGTGGTCGCCAGGGACCGCCCGCCCGGGGAAGCGCCCGTCGAAGACGACGCGGCG GCGACGTTGGCCCACGCGGAGGAGATCCAGCTCGCCAACGACGGCTCGGGTTTGGGCTTCGGCATCGTGGGCGACAAGACGGCCGGCGTCGTGGTCCGCACGCTCGTCAGGGGCGGCGTCGCCGACAGG GACGGGCGCCTCCGCACGGGCGACCGCATCCTTCGTATCGGGGACACGCCCACTGACGGACTCGGCAGCGACGAGGTGGTGGAGGTGCTGCGGGGGTGCGGGGGTCACGTGACCATGCTGGTCGCCAGGGACGCGTGCGGTCCGAGGTCGCCAGCCCCTCCCCCGCCGGATTCCGCCCCCGTGTCGGCGCTGCCCCGGCGTCCGCCCAGTAAGATG CCCAACCTGGACGGCTACGAGATCCACGAGGTTCCGCTCGCCAAGAAAGATGGCGAAAGCCTCGGAATCTCAATTGTCGGACACAACCCCCTGAGCAGTCAAG ATGCGGTGGGCGTGTTCATCAAGCACGTGGTCCCGGGCAGCGCCGCCCATCACAGCGGTAACATCAGAGTTCAAGACCGACTCATAGCC CTGGACGGCGTCAGCCTGCACGGTCTGAGCAACCGGGAAGTCGTCGACGCGACGAAGCGGACGGGACGCACCGTCGTCCTCACGCTCGTCCGCAAGAAGAACCCCCCCGCGGAACGCTCCCTGGACACGAGCGCTACCCGGCACGAGT TGAGTTCTTCTCAGGGGACACTGCGGAGGTCACCGGAGTTCAAGGGTCACTCTGTGGATTTGGACACACACGACACAAGCGACG GTCCTGCCGGGCTTCTGAAGGCCAAGTGGCAGCAAGTTCTGGGTCCCAACTACCAAATCCTG GTGATCAGGTTGCATCCTGTGACGGAAGACGAGGCCCATCTGCGGCGGTCCTCCAAG CTCCTTCCCGTCCACACGCGTCGTCTGGGCGTCGAGTTGGACTCCTTCGACGGCCACCACTACGTCTCCTCCGTGGTGCCCGGAGGCCCCGCGGACACAAACGGCGTCCTGAGACCGGAGGACGAGCTGCTCGAG GTGAACGACGTGCAGCTGTACGGGAGGTCTCGTCGGGAGGTGGTCTCCTTCCTCAAAGACGTGCCCCCGCCTTTCACGCTGGTCTGCTGCAGGCAACCGACGTCCGACTCGGAAGCGGAAGGAGAACGCGAAGGACCAGAATGCAGCGTGGACGAC TTGGAGATGAAGTTAGCGTCTGCGCTTTGCAGTCGAGCCAACGAGACGCCCCAGGAAGCTGAGCAACGGGACGCGGAGCAG CAGGTGGACGTATGGAAAGATGGAACGTGCGatgcgccgtcgtcgtcgtcgtcgtcgtcatcatcggaggaggaggaggaggaggaggcccaAGATGGCGTCGGCCGTGAGGAAGACGACGGCGACCTTCCTCTGTGGTCTTCTGAGGTGGACGTGTTGGAGCTGCACAAGGAGCCTGGCCAAGGCCTGGGCTTCAGCATCCTCGACTACCAG GACCCGCTGGACCCGTCGGGCTGCGCCGTGGTGATCCGCTCGCTGGTGGCGGGCGGCGCGGCCGAGCGCGGCGGCGGCCCGTTGCCCGGCGACCGACTGGTCTCGGTGGACGGCGTCCGGCTGGAGCGCGGCGGCCTGCGGCGGGCCGTCGACATCCTGAAGGGGGCGCCGCCCGGCGCGGTGAGGCTCGGCGTACGCAAGCTGCTGGGG GGTTCCGCCTACGACCTTGGCCAAGGGCAACcggaggaagacgaggaggaggagctcaTCCTGGACGCCGGCCCGCCGCCGCATTCTGACCCCGCTTGGCCGGAGGAGGGCCCGGAGATGGCGGTGGACGACgaaaagcagcagcagccggCGGCGTCCTCGGCGGGATCCGGAGCCGTCCGGGAG ACTGGCCCAGGAGACGCAGGCCCACTTCCTG ATGACATGGAGGCGGAGTCCCGAGTCACACG GTCCGTCAGCTCGCTTGACACGGAGAAGCGGAGCGGAAGAGGACCCTCCGCCGCCGGAAGGGGGCACCG GGCCCTTCCTGAGCGCGAGGACGGCGAGGGCCAGGAAACTCCTCCCTTCAGTCACTGGGGGCCCCCCCGCAG GGTGGAGGTGCGCCCCGAGGCGGGTCGGCCTCTGGGCCTGAGCATCGTGGGGGGGCACCGCGTCATCAAGCGGCTGAGGAACGGGGAGGAGCTGAAGGGGATCTTCATCAAGCAGGTGGCGGACGGAAGTCCCGCGGCCAGGACCGGGGCCCTCAAGACCGGGGACAAGATCCTCCGG TATAATCGCGGAACGTCCGGGCAGGTGTCGGGCGTGGATCTCGGCGCCGCCAGTCACCAAGAAGCGGTCGACGCCATCAAGTCCGCCGGCAGTCCGGTCGTCTTCGTGGTCCAGAGTCTGAGCGCTCACCCACGA atGCCGAGAATGGCCCCGCCCCCTTACAGGCCTCCCGGCCAATCGGAGCAGGAGCCGACGCGGGTCCGAG GTTAA